The sequence GGCCTCGCCCGCGGCGCCGGCGGCCTTGGCGGCCTCGCCCGCGGCGCCGGCGGCCTCGCCCGCGGCCTTCGCGGCCTCGCCCGCGGCCTTCGCGGCGGCGGCGGCCGGCGTCGGCGCGGCGCTCGGGGTCTTGGCGGTGTCGGCCGGCTTCGCGGCGGGCGCCGGCGCCTCGGAGGACTGCTCCGTCTTCTTCTTGGAGCAGGCGGCGAGGCTGAGGGCGGCGATGGACAGCAGGATGACGGTGAGCTTCTTCATGGGGAAATCCTCCTTGGGCGAACAATCTAGCTCCGCTCATCCCGATACAGTCGTCATCCATTGCACTGAATCGTCACGCCCCGGTGACAATCGGTGATAACGTGCGGCGACATGACCGACACCCTGCGCATCGATCCGTCCGCTTGCGCCGTGCTGTTCATCGACATCCAGGACAAGCTGCACGCCGCGATGGCCGACGGCCCGCGGCGCTCGGTCGAGCGCTACGCGCCGATCCTGGTCGAGGCCGCGCGGCGTTTCGACCTGCCGGTCGTCGTCAGCGAGCAGTACCCGCAGGGGCTCGGCCGCACGATCGCGCCCCTCGAGGCGGCGCTGGTCGACCTCGGCGATCGCGTGTACCGGTTCGACAAGCTGGAGTTCTCGGTGTGCCGGACGCCGGCGTTCGCCGACCTGTACGCGCGGCTCGACCGGACCCAGTGGGTCGTCTGCGGCGAGGAGACGCACGTGTGCGTCTACCAGTCCGTCCGCGGCCTGTGCGCGCGCGGGGCGGCCGTTCACGTCCCGCGCGACGCGGTCGCGTCGCGCGCCGAGGCCAACGTGGAGGTCGGGCTGCGCCTGATCGAGCGCGCGGGCGGCATCGTCACCTGCACCGAGGCGGTCGTGTTCGACCTGCTGCAGCGCGCCGGCACCGACGACTTCAAGGCGCTGTCCCGACGGATTCGCTGACCGGCGCGGGCGCGGCGGCGACCAGGCGGATGATCGACTCGCCGCCGTCCGGGGCGCGCAGCAGCAAAATCCGCGCGCGGGCCCGATAGTCGCGCGCGTCGTCGTACAGGTCGTCGATCTGGTCGGCCAGCGCGATCACCTCGACCGTGTCGCCCGGCCGGATGAGCAGCTCGGTCGCGCGCCGCTCGAGGCTGCCGAGGTCGATCCGCGCCGGCTGTACGCCGCGGCACCGCTGGATCCGCACCCGCTCGGGGGCGACGATCGCCCGGCCCGTGGCGTCGTGCAGGTAGAACTCCGCGATCGCCTCGTCGTGCTCGGCCAGGTCCCACAGCCCTTCGGGCAGGCCGGCCAGTTGCGAGCGCCGCCACTGCTCGACCGAGTAATTGTAGTAGACGCACGGTTCGCCGGTCAGCGGGCTGGTGAGCACGTCGCGGGGGACGACCGTGCCGCGCACCCGCGCGACGCGGCCGACCGGGACGCCGGCGATCGGCTCCGTGCGCGGCGGAAACAGCGCGCCGAGGATGGCGGCGACGACGCCCATGCACCGGGACTATACCGGCCCGCGGCCCCGGACGCCGCCGGGCGGTGTGGCGCAGATCACATGTCCGGGCGGCGGGCGCATTTTGTCGCGCGATCGGCTGGCGCCGCCGCCGGCCCCCGGGGTACCGTATCCGCGGTCGCGGGGGGAAGCGACCGCATTGAGGCTGTAAGCGGCGCGCTTCGCGCGCGCGTCACTCGGGATCGTCGTCCACGACAGATGAGGAAAGTGTACATGCATCGATTTTGGCATCTCCGTCCGGGAACCCACCTGTGGCTCGTCGCCGCCGTCGCCGGCCAACTCGCGCTCGCGGCCTGCGGCGGGGGCGGTGACGACGACGACGACACCCACCCGCCGGACGCCGGCGGCGGCTCCGACGCGACCGGCGGCGGCGAGGACGCCGCGCCGCCGGACGCCGGACCGGGTCCCGCCTTCACGGTGACGCCGGACACCTTGACCCTGGCCGAGGGCGGCGCGTCGGGGACGTTCACGGTCGCGCTCACGGCGCCGCCGGCGGGATCGATCGAGGTGACCGTGGCGTCGAGCGACACGGGCGCGGTGACCGCGTCGCCGGCCACGCTCACGTTCACGAGCGACGACTACGACACGCCGCAGACGGTCACGGTCGCGCCGGTCGACGACCCCGACGCGGCCGACGAGAGCGCGACCGTGACCCTGTCCGCCGCGGGCATCGACGATGCGACGGTGACCGTCACCGTCACGGACGACGACAGCCAGGGCATCGTCGTGAGCCCGACCGAGGTGACCGTGGTCGAAGGCGCGACCGGGGTCGTGTCCGTCCGGCTCGCGGCCGAGCCGGCCGCCAACGTGACCGTCACGGTGGCCTCCAGCGACGACACGGTGGCGACCGCCGCACCGTCGACCTTGGTGTTCACGCCGGCGGATTGGGACGACCCCCAGGACGTGACCATCGAGGGCGTCGACGACGAGGACGTCGAGGACGAGACGGCGACGGTCACGCTGTCGTCCACCGGCCTGTCGAACGCGACCGTGAACGTCACGGTCGCGGACGACGACAGCCTGAACATCGCGGTCGCACCGCCGACGGTGGCGCTCACCGAGGGCGGAGCCGGCAAGACGATCGGCGTGACGCTCACGCAACAGCCGTCGGCCGACGTCACGGTGACCATCGCGACCGCGGACCCGGACGCGGTCGCGATCGACAAGACGTCGATGACGTTCACGCCCGGTAACTATTCGGTGACGCAGCTCGTCACGGTCACCCCGGTGGACGACGACGACACCCTCAACGAGACGGTTGCGATCACGTTCTCCGCGCCCACGTTGACGTCCCGCACCGCCACCGTGACGGTCGCGGACGACGACACCCAGGCGATCCTCGTGAGCGACGCGAACGTGTCGGTCACGGAGGGCGGCACCGCCACCTTCACGGTCCGGCTCGCGTTCAACCCCGTGATCGACGCGGACGTGACC comes from Deltaproteobacteria bacterium and encodes:
- a CDS encoding isochorismatase family protein, with protein sequence MTDTLRIDPSACAVLFIDIQDKLHAAMADGPRRSVERYAPILVEAARRFDLPVVVSEQYPQGLGRTIAPLEAALVDLGDRVYRFDKLEFSVCRTPAFADLYARLDRTQWVVCGEETHVCVYQSVRGLCARGAAVHVPRDAVASRAEANVEVGLRLIERAGGIVTCTEAVVFDLLQRAGTDDFKALSRRIR